Proteins from one Clostridium cellulovorans 743B genomic window:
- a CDS encoding FMN-dependent NADH-azoreductase: protein MKKLLYITVNSKPESLSASKTIGRDFVNKFLDKYPDFEIEELDLYKEHIPRLEYAYFEGRNCVVSEEAARKLPEKEQTEIHKILELCNQFIQADVYVIASPMWSLSFPAPLKEYIDCIVQVGKTITFPKKADKPEGLLNDKPRTAVYIQSSGGNIAWMMRPMLNKGLDYIEDIMKFMGISEFERLLVDGTGTTKEEMTIAIEKSKKKIGSIIDKMDIKETVLS from the coding sequence TTGAAAAAGCTATTATACATTACCGTTAACTCTAAACCAGAGAGCTTATCAGCAAGCAAAACCATTGGTAGAGACTTTGTCAATAAATTTCTTGATAAATATCCCGATTTTGAGATAGAAGAGTTAGATTTATATAAAGAACATATACCTAGATTGGAATATGCATATTTTGAAGGTAGAAATTGCGTTGTGAGTGAAGAAGCAGCAAGAAAGCTTCCTGAAAAAGAGCAAACGGAAATTCATAAAATATTAGAGTTATGTAATCAATTTATACAAGCAGATGTTTATGTAATAGCTTCGCCTATGTGGAGTTTATCCTTTCCTGCTCCATTGAAGGAATATATAGATTGTATAGTGCAAGTTGGTAAGACAATTACCTTTCCTAAGAAAGCAGATAAACCTGAAGGACTTCTAAATGATAAACCTAGGACCGCAGTTTATATTCAATCTTCTGGTGGAAACATTGCATGGATGATGAGACCGATGCTTAATAAAGGGTTAGACTATATCGAGGATATTATGAAGTTCATGGGTATAAGCGAATTTGAAAGACTATTGGTAGATGGCACAGGCACTACCAAAGAAGAAATGACAATTGCTATTGAAAAATCTAAGAAAAAAATTGGCAGCATTATCGACAAGATGGATATAAAAGAGACTGTACTTTCATAG
- a CDS encoding phosphotransferase: MNLEISEEFIGRVEQLLKKSQGEKCKLKVIEPYAVGANNTCYYLVTKNPDNKFFLKCENATIMPRTRCGQIEREVEGIKLMNKAGIPCKKIIQYDFTKEEIDTRYVLEEFIEGELLIEIWNDLNESEKQNIANEIEDIVEKMRNINFSYYGDIYENSIIGKYATWREAYLSISEILIEDARQLNIFTENELALISRATEFCSLKLSTNVPSSFNHRDLGTHNVIAINSEGVTKVGAIIDFGLSLAVPFYNFDYGIRKYGGWNFNEIDVLKKYNITKDEFDATELLFDLELTVFLASIEFAPDKPFGYISRIKVFVESCKKYL, from the coding sequence ATGAATTTAGAAATATCAGAAGAATTTATAGGCAGAGTTGAACAGTTACTTAAAAAATCACAAGGTGAAAAATGTAAGTTAAAAGTTATAGAACCTTATGCAGTAGGTGCCAATAATACTTGTTATTATCTTGTTACTAAAAATCCTGATAATAAATTTTTCTTAAAGTGTGAGAATGCTACTATAATGCCTAGGACACGATGTGGCCAAATTGAACGTGAGGTAGAAGGCATTAAATTAATGAATAAGGCAGGGATACCTTGCAAAAAAATAATACAATATGATTTTACTAAAGAAGAGATAGATACCAGATATGTATTGGAAGAATTTATTGAAGGAGAACTCCTTATAGAAATATGGAATGACTTGAATGAAAGTGAAAAGCAAAATATTGCGAATGAGATAGAGGATATCGTTGAAAAGATGAGAAATATTAATTTTTCATATTATGGTGATATTTATGAAAATAGTATTATAGGTAAATACGCTACTTGGAGAGAGGCATATTTATCAATAAGTGAAATATTAATTGAAGATGCTAGGCAACTTAATATTTTTACTGAAAATGAGCTTGCGCTAATTTCAAGGGCTACCGAATTTTGTTCTTTAAAGCTTTCTACCAATGTTCCGTCTTCATTTAATCATAGAGATTTAGGAACGCATAATGTGATAGCTATTAATTCAGAGGGAGTGACTAAAGTTGGAGCTATAATTGATTTTGGTCTTTCATTAGCAGTACCTTTCTATAATTTTGATTATGGTATAAGAAAATATGGTGGTTGGAATTTCAATGAAATAGATGTATTGAAGAAGTATAATATTACCAAGGATGAATTTGATGCTACTGAGTTGTTATTTGATCTGGAGTTAACAGTTTTCTTAGCTTCCATAGAATTTGCTCCTGATAAGCCATTTGGATATATTTCACGTATCAAAGTATTTGTTGAATCTTGCAAAAAATATTTATGA
- a CDS encoding AraC family transcriptional regulator — translation MDWINSMQNAINYMEDNILEEINYDKIAQCAYSSTYHFQRMFSMLTGFTVGEYIRNRRLTLAAQELSFSKERITDIAIKYGYGTSEAFTKAFQRFHGITPTAARESGVKLKSFNSLSIQVTLKGDKEMNYKIIEKEPFKIFGKDFKTNIIGGRCFSEIPEFYAKCISDGTSAKIIRNAGKPENGILDVGVLFNHNPQDGSMRYMIGCDVTDTNTNILTEFRILEIPSLTWAIFEVENNSDEDIHEMWRRIGSEWFPASSYEHADAPEMERYYGNNDTGCRCEIWIPVIKKTY, via the coding sequence ATGGATTGGATAAATAGTATGCAGAACGCTATTAATTATATGGAAGATAATATCTTGGAGGAAATTAACTATGATAAGATAGCCCAATGCGCTTATTCATCAACATACCATTTTCAGCGTATGTTTAGCATGTTGACAGGGTTTACGGTTGGAGAATATATAAGAAATAGGAGATTAACTCTTGCAGCACAGGAACTATCATTTTCAAAGGAAAGGATTACAGATATCGCCATTAAGTATGGTTACGGAACATCAGAAGCTTTTACAAAAGCTTTTCAAAGATTTCATGGGATAACTCCTACGGCTGCGCGAGAGTCAGGTGTTAAACTAAAGTCCTTTAATAGTCTATCAATTCAGGTTACTTTGAAAGGGGATAAAGAGATGAATTATAAAATTATTGAAAAAGAACCTTTTAAAATATTCGGTAAGGATTTCAAAACAAATATCATCGGTGGTAGATGTTTTAGTGAAATTCCTGAGTTTTATGCAAAATGTATTTCTGATGGTACAAGTGCAAAAATAATCAGAAATGCTGGAAAACCGGAAAATGGGATTTTGGATGTTGGTGTTCTTTTCAATCATAATCCTCAAGATGGTTCTATGAGGTACATGATAGGCTGCGATGTTACTGATACAAATACAAATATACTAACAGAGTTTAGAATACTAGAAATTCCATCTTTAACATGGGCAATTTTTGAGGTTGAGAATAATAGTGATGAAGATATTCATGAAATGTGGAGAAGAATTGGATCTGAATGGTTTCCTGCATCAAGTTATGAACATGCTGATGCCCCTGAAATGGAGAGGTATTATGGTAATAATGATACAGGCTGTCGATGTGAGATTTGGATACCTGTCATAAAAAAGACTTATTAA